Proteins encoded together in one Aeromonas encheleia window:
- the kdsB gene encoding 3-deoxy-manno-octulosonate cytidylyltransferase, producing MSFVVVIPARYASTRLPGKPLADIHGKPMVQHVVEKALQSGAERVIVAIDDERVRSALAPFAEQAGVELCMTSADHQSGTERLAEVCRHYGFTAETIVVNVQGDEPLIPPAIIRQVADNLAGASAPMATLSVPIVDAEEAFNPNAVKVVTDKDGYALYFSRASIPWDRDRFAQSQEQIGAHYQRHIGIYAYRAGFIQRYVDWAPSQLEQIEALEQLRVLWYGEKIHVAQALEAPPVGVDTQRDLDKVRALLAL from the coding sequence ATGAGTTTCGTCGTCGTCATTCCGGCCCGTTACGCCTCTACCCGGTTGCCGGGCAAGCCGCTGGCGGACATCCATGGCAAGCCCATGGTGCAGCACGTGGTGGAAAAGGCCCTGCAGTCCGGTGCCGAGCGGGTGATAGTCGCCATCGATGACGAGCGGGTGCGCAGCGCGCTGGCGCCGTTTGCAGAGCAGGCCGGCGTCGAGCTGTGCATGACCTCGGCCGATCATCAGTCCGGCACCGAGCGCCTCGCCGAGGTGTGCCGTCACTACGGCTTCACCGCCGAGACCATCGTTGTCAACGTGCAGGGGGATGAGCCGCTCATTCCGCCCGCCATCATCCGCCAGGTGGCTGACAATCTGGCCGGCGCGAGTGCGCCCATGGCCACCCTGTCCGTGCCCATCGTGGATGCCGAAGAGGCGTTCAACCCCAACGCGGTCAAGGTGGTGACAGACAAGGATGGCTACGCCCTCTACTTCAGCCGCGCCAGCATCCCCTGGGACAGGGATCGCTTCGCCCAGAGTCAGGAGCAGATTGGGGCACATTACCAGCGCCACATCGGCATCTACGCCTATCGCGCCGGTTTCATCCAGCGCTATGTGGACTGGGCGCCGAGCCAGCTCGAGCAGATCGAGGCGCTGGAGCAGCTGCGGGTGCTCTGGTACGGGGAGAAGATCCACGTGGCCCAGGCGCTGGAAGCTCCCCCGGTCGGGGTGGATACCCAGCGCGATCTGGACAAGGTGCGTGCGCTGCTGGCCCTTTGA
- a CDS encoding response regulator transcription factor, protein MKDNVYLVDDDPAVRASLGWLLEAVQIRLQGYDGARSFLAEVDLNQPGCLILDLCMPGMSGGELQEALNRLPNTLAIVFLTGEADVATTVSLFKQGAFDLLEKPVDSAVLLAAIGRACAHSRAAHERQLARQVLQARLERLSPREREIMGLVQEGMQNKQIADRLCIALRTAEIHRHNMMKKMGCTTPLQLVQLLTEAQFRYPARTAMALDIPTPV, encoded by the coding sequence ATGAAGGATAACGTCTATCTGGTCGACGATGATCCCGCCGTGCGGGCGTCGTTGGGCTGGCTGCTGGAGGCGGTGCAAATCAGGCTGCAGGGCTACGACGGGGCCCGCAGCTTCCTGGCCGAGGTCGATCTGAACCAGCCTGGCTGCCTGATCCTCGATCTCTGCATGCCGGGGATGAGCGGCGGTGAGCTGCAGGAGGCGCTGAACCGGCTCCCGAATACCCTTGCCATCGTCTTCCTCACCGGTGAGGCGGATGTCGCCACGACGGTCAGCCTCTTCAAGCAGGGCGCCTTCGACTTGCTGGAGAAGCCGGTGGATTCGGCGGTGCTGCTGGCGGCGATCGGCCGCGCCTGCGCCCACAGCCGCGCGGCACATGAGCGTCAGCTCGCCCGCCAGGTGCTGCAGGCACGGCTCGAGCGGCTGTCGCCACGGGAGCGGGAGATCATGGGACTGGTACAGGAGGGCATGCAGAACAAGCAGATAGCGGATCGGCTCTGCATCGCCCTGCGCACCGCAGAGATCCACCGCCACAACATGATGAAGAAGATGGGTTGTACGACCCCGTTACAGTTGGTACAGCTGCTGACGGAGGCTCAGTTTCGTTATCCGGCTCGGACAGCGATGGCTCTGGACATCCCAACCCCTGTCTGA
- a CDS encoding Trm112 family protein, which yields MALDIKLLDIIACPVCKGKLHYDKAAHELICRFDRLAYPLEEGIPVLLENRARHLPLEELKP from the coding sequence TTGGCACTGGATATTAAATTGCTCGACATCATCGCCTGCCCGGTTTGCAAGGGGAAGCTGCACTACGATAAGGCAGCTCACGAGCTGATCTGCCGCTTCGACAGACTGGCCTATCCGCTGGAGGAGGGGATCCCCGTCCTGCTGGAGAACCGGGCCCGCCATCTGCCCCTGGAAGAGCTGAAGCCATGA
- the uvrY gene encoding UvrY/SirA/GacA family response regulator transcription factor translates to MINVFLVDDHELVRTGIRRILEDVRGIKVVGEAQSGETAVTFCRQHHPDVILMDMNMPGIGGLEATRKILRIRPDVRIIVLTIHSENPFPTKVMQAGAAGYLTKGAAPDEMIHAIRLVHSGQRYISPEIAQQMALSQFASADENPFKSLSERELQIMMMITKGQKVTDISEQLNLSPKTVNSYRYRLFSKLNINGDVELTHLAIRYGMLDADTL, encoded by the coding sequence GTGATTAATGTATTCCTGGTCGATGATCATGAGTTGGTGCGTACAGGGATAAGACGCATTTTGGAGGATGTCCGCGGGATCAAGGTGGTGGGCGAGGCACAGAGCGGCGAGACAGCCGTGACCTTCTGCCGGCAACACCACCCCGACGTGATCCTGATGGACATGAACATGCCGGGCATCGGCGGCCTGGAGGCGACCCGCAAGATCCTGCGGATCCGGCCCGATGTGCGCATCATAGTGCTGACCATTCATTCAGAGAACCCGTTCCCCACCAAGGTGATGCAGGCGGGCGCCGCCGGTTATCTGACCAAGGGCGCGGCCCCGGACGAGATGATCCACGCCATCCGGCTGGTGCACTCCGGCCAGCGTTACATCTCCCCGGAGATCGCCCAGCAGATGGCCCTCAGCCAGTTTGCCTCGGCCGACGAGAACCCCTTCAAGTCCCTCTCCGAGCGCGAGCTGCAGATCATGATGATGATCACCAAGGGGCAGAAGGTGACCGATATCTCCGAGCAGCTGAACCTGAGCCCGAAGACGGTCAACAGCTACCGTTACCGCCTGTTCAGCAAGCTCAACATCAATGGCGATGTGGAGCTGACCCATCTGGCCATTCGCTATGGCATGCTGGATGCCGACACCCTGTAA
- a CDS encoding cytochrome c3 family protein, whose protein sequence is MNRMKFGLLLACVLGLVSLGISLIGAEVVKATGDERFCGSCHEMKPMVEAYRHDIHGGSNRVGFKAECADCHLPHDNTFNYLLKKATSGLNDVYKVTLTDTSKIDWLGKRDRREEFVYDSGCLSCHQGLLEKTVATNPKSLQMHAHYQEMQQKGEKLQCVSCHVTIGHNGELRSRLNETQPEYQFQHDLRAREAAKAGTVK, encoded by the coding sequence ATGAATCGAATGAAATTCGGTCTACTGTTGGCGTGCGTCCTGGGTCTGGTCTCCCTGGGGATCAGCCTGATCGGGGCCGAGGTGGTCAAGGCGACCGGTGACGAGCGCTTCTGTGGTTCCTGCCACGAGATGAAACCCATGGTGGAGGCCTATCGGCATGATATTCACGGGGGTAGCAACAGGGTGGGCTTCAAGGCGGAATGTGCCGATTGTCACCTGCCCCATGACAACACCTTCAACTACCTGCTGAAGAAAGCGACCAGTGGTCTCAACGACGTCTACAAGGTGACCCTGACCGATACCAGCAAGATCGACTGGCTCGGTAAGCGGGATAGGCGCGAGGAGTTTGTCTACGATTCGGGCTGCCTCTCCTGTCACCAGGGACTGCTGGAAAAAACGGTGGCCACCAACCCCAAGTCACTGCAGATGCACGCCCATTACCAGGAGATGCAACAAAAAGGGGAAAAACTCCAATGCGTCTCTTGCCACGTGACCATTGGCCACAACGGCGAGCTGCGCAGCCGCCTCAACGAGACCCAGCCGGAGTATCAATTCCAGCATGATCTGCGGGCCAGGGAGGCGGCCAAGGCGGGCACGGTCAAGTAA
- the uvrC gene encoding excinuclease ABC subunit UvrC, translating into MTSPEPLFDSKAFLNAVTHQSGVYRMYDQGGTCIYVGKAKDLKKRLASYFRTNVDSIKTRTLVRQIADIQLTVTHTETEALILEHNLIKQYQPRYNVLLRDDKSYPWIIITAHRHPRIGVHRGARKVKGEYFGPYPSGGAVRESLHLMQKIFPVRQCEDAVYANRSRPCLLYQLKRCAGPCVAGLVSEAEYAQQVELAKLFLAGKNQQVIGELVGKMESASGDLRFEEAARYRDQIQALRRVTEQQSVSGNVLDELDVVGVAFDQGAACIHVLFIRQGKVLGSRSYFPKVPADTPPEEVVQSFLLQFYLSGQGGRQIPSEVLLDVALEDEAVIAETLSQTAGYKVRVQSRTRSERARFIRLATINAETALRSRLAHKSTTTARFSQLEELLELEAPIARMECFDISHTMGERTVASCVVFNREGPLSSEYRRFNIDGITGGDDYAAMEQALERRFGKLQEPDKVPDVLFIDGGLGQLRRAEEILTRQLEFLGGKYPLLVGIAKGVTRKAGLETLILGDSHEELHLPADMPALHLIQHIRDESHRFAITGHRARRAKARTTSTLEEIPGVGPKRRQALLKYLGGLQEVKKAGVDELAKVPGISQELAQSIHDALHSL; encoded by the coding sequence ATGACCTCTCCTGAACCTCTCTTCGACAGCAAGGCGTTTCTGAACGCGGTGACGCATCAGAGCGGCGTCTATCGCATGTATGATCAGGGTGGCACCTGCATCTACGTGGGCAAGGCCAAGGATCTGAAAAAACGGCTCGCCTCCTATTTTCGCACCAACGTCGACAGCATCAAGACCCGCACCCTGGTGCGCCAGATCGCCGATATCCAGCTGACGGTGACTCATACCGAGACCGAGGCGCTGATCCTCGAGCACAATCTCATCAAGCAGTACCAGCCGCGCTACAACGTGTTGCTGCGAGACGACAAGTCCTACCCCTGGATCATCATCACCGCCCACCGGCATCCCCGTATCGGCGTTCACCGCGGTGCCCGCAAGGTGAAGGGGGAGTACTTCGGTCCTTATCCTTCCGGCGGCGCCGTGCGCGAGAGCCTGCACCTGATGCAGAAGATCTTCCCGGTGCGCCAGTGCGAGGATGCGGTCTACGCCAACCGCAGCCGCCCCTGCCTGCTCTATCAGCTCAAGCGCTGCGCCGGACCCTGCGTGGCCGGGTTGGTGAGCGAGGCGGAGTATGCCCAGCAGGTGGAGCTGGCCAAGCTGTTCCTGGCGGGCAAGAACCAGCAGGTGATAGGAGAGCTGGTGGGCAAGATGGAGTCCGCCAGCGGCGATCTGCGCTTCGAGGAGGCGGCCCGCTACCGGGATCAGATCCAGGCGCTGCGGCGGGTGACCGAGCAGCAGTCGGTGAGCGGCAACGTGCTCGACGAGCTGGATGTGGTCGGCGTCGCCTTCGATCAGGGGGCGGCCTGCATCCATGTGCTGTTCATCCGTCAGGGCAAGGTGCTCGGCTCGCGCAGCTATTTCCCCAAGGTGCCGGCGGATACGCCGCCCGAGGAAGTAGTGCAATCCTTCCTGCTGCAGTTCTACCTGTCGGGGCAGGGGGGCAGGCAGATCCCGAGCGAGGTGCTGCTGGATGTGGCACTGGAAGACGAGGCGGTGATCGCCGAGACCCTGAGTCAGACCGCGGGCTACAAGGTCCGGGTGCAGAGCCGCACCCGTAGTGAACGAGCACGCTTCATCAGGCTCGCCACCATCAATGCCGAGACGGCGCTGCGCTCGCGCCTCGCCCACAAGAGCACCACCACGGCCCGCTTCAGCCAGCTGGAGGAGTTGCTGGAGCTGGAGGCCCCCATCGCCCGCATGGAGTGTTTCGACATCTCCCACACCATGGGGGAGCGCACCGTGGCCTCCTGCGTGGTGTTCAACCGGGAGGGGCCGCTTTCATCCGAATATCGCCGCTTCAACATCGACGGCATCACCGGCGGGGATGACTACGCCGCCATGGAGCAGGCGCTGGAGCGCCGCTTCGGCAAGCTGCAGGAGCCGGACAAGGTACCGGACGTGCTGTTTATCGACGGCGGCCTCGGCCAGTTGCGCCGTGCCGAGGAGATCCTGACTCGCCAGCTGGAGTTTCTCGGCGGCAAGTACCCGCTGCTGGTGGGCATCGCCAAGGGGGTGACCCGCAAGGCGGGGCTGGAGACCCTGATCCTGGGAGATAGTCACGAAGAGCTGCACTTGCCGGCAGATATGCCCGCTTTGCACCTTATCCAGCACATTCGCGATGAATCTCACCGTTTTGCCATCACCGGCCACCGTGCCCGGCGGGCCAAGGCGCGCACCACCAGCACCCTGGAGGAGATCCCGGGGGTGGGGCCCAAGCGCCGGCAGGCCCTGCTCAAGTATCTGGGCGGGTTGCAGGAGGTGAAGAAGGCGGGGGTGGACGAGCTCGCCAAGGTGCCCGGCATCAGCCAGGAGCTGGCCCAGTCCATTCATGATGCGCTGCACTCGCTCTGA
- a CDS encoding cytochrome c3 family protein, whose protein sequence is MRPLFLTLMALAGLWFGGGALAEPPVTAMTPVSPAASHSLKPHHGKLGFTCENCHQGKDPKQYQRLKTEDCLACHGSAQKVANRTRFMDANHTNPHNSLHDKLDLDCYECHAEHKPSQNLCQTCHDNTRDWFGPTP, encoded by the coding sequence ATGAGACCATTATTCCTGACCCTGATGGCGCTGGCGGGCCTCTGGTTTGGCGGCGGTGCCCTGGCCGAGCCTCCTGTCACGGCGATGACGCCCGTCTCCCCGGCGGCCAGCCATAGCCTCAAGCCGCATCATGGCAAGCTCGGCTTCACCTGTGAGAACTGTCACCAGGGGAAGGATCCCAAGCAGTATCAGCGGCTCAAGACCGAGGACTGTCTGGCGTGCCACGGCAGCGCGCAGAAGGTGGCGAATCGCACCCGTTTCATGGATGCGAACCACACCAATCCGCACAACTCGCTGCACGACAAGCTGGATCTCGATTGCTACGAGTGCCATGCCGAGCACAAGCCGTCCCAAAATCTCTGCCAGACCTGCCACGACAATACCCGTGACTGGTTTGGTCCCACCCCCTAG
- a CDS encoding sensor histidine kinase, translated as MGRFILCASLLWLSWLGPTPAKEWQANLRPVIRIGVIAFDQPGSEKARWQPTVDYLNRRLPQYQFLLVSGDVRSLNQLVASATLDFVISNGLKFLDYQRQHDAVRLLSLSPLRGTAEQAVGSTLIGRADAPPVGDWQALRHRRIVATSPEAFGGFQIMQGLWLRAGLHPEEAFPNLVFAGLPQEDLLRHLAEGRAEVAILPTCILEQAIAQGRYDANQFVVIMPQPQSVLPCQSSTPLYPTLSLAKMAHVNEGFARDLAKVLLEIPTDSAAARAGHYRHWTVPVKDAAVIALQQQLDAANAQPLVVQVWYQYRGWLLIALGGLLLLGGYHLRVKYLIQLRTRQLKESNARLTRALTDNRLAAERLNQQQSQLFSAQRVLLSGELAAGMAHELNQPLMALNNYLAGCRLRLAAVPPALADVEQGLDLALAQVSQAKGIIARLRDFMRKGEVQDRLISLDELLRGTLPLFHDQFVRQRISLHLPQGEPVHLWIDPTLMQQVLVNLLCNASEAVALNPDTQPPSIAIRQRIEANRVIISIHDNGTGMTEAQRAHLFVPFHTSKKEGLGLGLVICKRIIESYRGTIWAEAVPQGAVIAFSLPLQPLEEGEQE; from the coding sequence ATGGGCCGCTTCATCCTCTGTGCCTCCCTGCTCTGGTTGAGCTGGCTCGGGCCGACCCCCGCCAAGGAGTGGCAGGCCAACCTCAGGCCGGTGATCCGCATCGGTGTCATCGCCTTCGATCAGCCCGGCTCCGAGAAGGCCCGCTGGCAACCGACGGTGGACTACCTCAATCGACGCCTGCCGCAGTATCAGTTTCTGCTGGTGAGCGGGGACGTGCGCAGCCTCAACCAACTCGTCGCCTCCGCCACCCTGGACTTCGTCATCAGCAATGGCCTCAAGTTTCTCGACTATCAGCGTCAGCATGATGCGGTACGCCTCCTGAGCCTCAGCCCCCTGCGGGGCACGGCCGAGCAAGCGGTCGGCTCGACCCTCATCGGCCGCGCCGACGCGCCTCCCGTCGGCGACTGGCAGGCGCTGCGACACAGGCGCATCGTCGCCACCAGCCCGGAGGCCTTCGGCGGCTTTCAGATCATGCAGGGGCTCTGGCTCAGGGCCGGGCTCCATCCCGAGGAGGCCTTCCCCAACCTGGTCTTCGCCGGCTTGCCACAGGAGGATCTGCTGCGCCACCTGGCGGAGGGGCGCGCCGAGGTGGCGATACTGCCGACCTGCATCCTGGAGCAAGCCATCGCCCAGGGCCGTTATGACGCCAATCAATTCGTCGTCATCATGCCGCAACCCCAATCCGTGCTCCCCTGCCAGAGTTCGACCCCGCTCTATCCCACCCTGAGCCTGGCCAAGATGGCCCACGTCAACGAGGGCTTCGCCCGGGATCTGGCCAAGGTGCTGCTGGAGATCCCCACCGACTCGGCCGCCGCCCGGGCTGGCCACTATCGGCACTGGACGGTACCGGTCAAGGATGCGGCCGTCATTGCCCTGCAACAGCAGCTGGACGCCGCCAACGCGCAACCATTGGTGGTGCAGGTCTGGTATCAATATCGCGGCTGGCTGCTGATCGCCCTGGGGGGGCTGCTGCTGCTGGGGGGTTATCACCTGAGGGTCAAGTACCTCATCCAGCTGCGCACCCGCCAGCTCAAGGAGAGCAACGCGCGGCTGACCCGGGCGCTGACCGACAATCGCCTCGCCGCCGAGCGCCTGAACCAGCAGCAGAGCCAGCTCTTCTCGGCGCAGCGGGTGCTGCTGTCCGGCGAACTGGCGGCCGGGATGGCCCACGAGCTGAACCAGCCGTTGATGGCCCTCAACAACTATCTGGCGGGCTGTCGGCTGCGTCTGGCGGCGGTACCGCCGGCGCTGGCCGACGTCGAGCAAGGGCTAGACCTGGCCCTCGCCCAGGTGAGCCAGGCCAAGGGGATCATCGCCCGGCTGCGCGACTTCATGCGCAAGGGTGAGGTGCAGGATCGCCTGATCTCCCTCGACGAGTTGCTGCGCGGTACCCTGCCACTCTTCCACGACCAGTTCGTGCGTCAGCGCATCAGCCTGCACCTGCCACAGGGGGAACCCGTCCATCTGTGGATCGACCCTACCCTGATGCAGCAGGTGCTGGTCAATCTGCTCTGCAACGCCAGCGAGGCGGTGGCGCTCAACCCCGACACCCAACCGCCATCCATCGCCATCCGCCAGAGGATCGAGGCCAATCGGGTGATCATCAGCATTCATGACAACGGCACAGGCATGACAGAGGCGCAGCGGGCCCATCTCTTCGTGCCGTTTCACACCAGCAAGAAAGAGGGGCTGGGCCTCGGCCTTGTCATCTGCAAGCGGATCATCGAGTCCTATCGGGGCACCATTTGGGCGGAAGCGGTGCCGCAGGGGGCGGTGATCGCCTTCTCGCTACCGCTCCAGCCACTGGAAGAAGGAGAACAGGAATGA
- the lpxK gene encoding tetraacyldisaccharide 4'-kinase, which yields MLDRLWYGRSGWRWLLAPFALLFAIISGARRVAYRRGWLKSHRASLPVIVVGNLSVGGNGKTPVVVWLVEQLQARGLRPGVVSRGYGGKAPHYPYRLGAASTTAEAGDEPVLIARRCGCPVVVAPKRSDAVRLLEQSGEVDIIITDDGLQHYALARDLELVVVDGVRRFGNGCLLPMGPLREPMTRLKRVDAIICNGGTPARGEYAMQLVAGTPRRVRDDAPATEPLPPVIDALAGIGHPPRFFATLAALGYELRQSVGYADHQAFDPEELLARFDQRPLLMTEKDAVKCRAFAPDSWWYLPVSAELPASLLDSLLHSLKTARPGAGE from the coding sequence ATGCTGGATCGGCTCTGGTATGGGCGAAGCGGCTGGCGCTGGCTGCTGGCCCCCTTCGCCCTGCTGTTTGCCATCATCAGCGGTGCGCGCCGCGTCGCCTATCGGCGCGGTTGGCTCAAAAGCCATCGGGCCAGCCTGCCGGTGATCGTGGTGGGCAATCTCTCGGTGGGGGGCAACGGCAAGACCCCGGTGGTGGTCTGGCTGGTGGAGCAGTTGCAGGCCCGTGGCCTGCGCCCCGGGGTGGTCAGCCGCGGTTATGGCGGCAAGGCCCCCCATTATCCTTATCGGCTGGGCGCCGCCAGCACCACCGCCGAGGCAGGGGACGAGCCCGTGCTCATCGCCAGGCGTTGTGGCTGCCCGGTGGTGGTGGCCCCCAAGCGCAGCGATGCGGTGCGGCTGCTGGAGCAGAGCGGTGAGGTGGACATCATCATCACCGACGACGGCCTGCAGCACTATGCCCTGGCCCGGGATCTAGAGCTGGTGGTGGTGGACGGCGTGCGCCGCTTCGGCAATGGCTGCCTGCTGCCCATGGGGCCGCTGCGCGAACCCATGACCCGCCTGAAGCGGGTCGATGCCATCATCTGCAACGGCGGTACCCCCGCCAGGGGCGAATACGCCATGCAGCTGGTGGCCGGGACGCCGCGTCGGGTGCGGGATGATGCGCCCGCCACCGAGCCCTTGCCCCCGGTGATCGATGCCCTGGCGGGGATCGGTCATCCCCCCCGTTTCTTCGCGACCCTGGCCGCGCTGGGCTACGAGTTGCGGCAGAGCGTGGGCTATGCGGATCACCAGGCGTTCGATCCCGAGGAGCTGCTGGCCCGCTTTGACCAGCGTCCCCTGCTGATGACCGAGAAAGACGCGGTCAAGTGTCGGGCCTTTGCGCCGGATAGTTGGTGGTATCTGCCGGTCAGCGCCGAGTTGCCGGCCTCCTTGCTCGACAGCCTGTTGCACTCCCTGAAGACGGCTCGCCCCGGCGCGGGAGAATAA
- a CDS encoding FAD-dependent oxidoreductase, with amino-acid sequence MQENSNRSRRDFLTKGLQTAAFASIAAALPAAAAANQAQSCIDPTQLPWDEEMDILIVGSGIAGSVAAIKAAETRTGMKIVIADKMSRLGGSSLISGLNMAVVGSRWQKEMGVTDDSWELLYADMEKESKGFNHPEISKVVAQNSLQLFDFMAEHGVEYDKSMGNGTGVKNLGGHSRARVVWPKEGGTGVIKNLHGYMAKHLPNIEIRKRVKLEEIYRDATGRVVGVRVREEYFFDLNTPDFGRNDDPAFNGTGVTKRYKVKRALVMASGGFNQDRKFRGDEIGVLHDCVSTASPGATGGALKCMMQAGFKPVHMTLFRFAFAIPTEDINWGILVNPQTCKRFINEHNNNDRQGLGLAILAERRKLKPGQQAILIYDQTGVDSYHDKQRFQLSLEAKNGTEGTIWKFDTLTELAARFEMDLDKLEATIAEYNANMAKDQDAFGKPRAVVGSAIAIGKAPYYAMYLNPRYNYSQGGALITPRAEALDVVSQQPIPGVFVCGEAAAGTFGYIRLTACSSLDSGVYGMIAGENAAKTEPWA; translated from the coding sequence ATGCAAGAGAATTCCAATCGTTCCCGGCGCGATTTTTTGACCAAGGGCCTGCAGACAGCCGCCTTTGCGTCCATCGCCGCCGCCCTGCCCGCGGCTGCGGCCGCCAATCAGGCCCAGAGCTGCATAGACCCGACTCAACTGCCTTGGGACGAGGAGATGGACATTCTGATCGTCGGCAGCGGCATCGCGGGCTCCGTTGCGGCCATCAAGGCGGCCGAGACCCGGACCGGCATGAAAATCGTCATCGCCGACAAGATGTCTCGTCTCGGTGGCTCCTCCCTGATCTCCGGCCTCAACATGGCGGTGGTCGGTTCCCGGTGGCAAAAAGAGATGGGGGTGACGGATGACAGCTGGGAGCTGCTCTATGCGGACATGGAGAAGGAGTCCAAGGGCTTCAATCATCCCGAAATCAGCAAGGTCGTCGCACAAAACAGCTTGCAGCTCTTCGACTTCATGGCCGAGCACGGCGTCGAATATGACAAGAGCATGGGCAACGGCACTGGGGTTAAAAACCTCGGCGGTCACTCCCGCGCCCGGGTCGTATGGCCAAAAGAGGGGGGGACCGGTGTCATCAAGAACCTGCACGGCTACATGGCCAAGCACCTGCCCAACATCGAGATCCGCAAGCGGGTCAAGCTGGAAGAGATCTATCGGGATGCGACCGGCCGCGTGGTAGGGGTGCGGGTGCGTGAGGAGTATTTCTTCGATCTGAATACCCCCGACTTCGGCCGCAACGACGATCCCGCCTTCAACGGTACGGGCGTCACCAAGCGCTACAAGGTGAAGCGGGCGCTGGTGATGGCCTCGGGTGGCTTCAATCAGGATCGCAAGTTCCGCGGCGATGAGATAGGCGTGCTGCACGATTGCGTCTCTACCGCCAGTCCAGGCGCCACCGGCGGCGCCCTCAAGTGCATGATGCAGGCGGGCTTCAAGCCGGTGCACATGACGCTCTTCCGCTTCGCCTTCGCCATCCCCACCGAGGACATCAACTGGGGCATTCTGGTGAACCCGCAGACCTGCAAGCGTTTCATCAACGAGCACAACAACAACGACCGTCAGGGTCTGGGGCTGGCGATCCTGGCCGAGCGGCGCAAGCTCAAACCCGGCCAGCAGGCGATCCTCATCTATGACCAGACCGGGGTGGACAGTTATCACGACAAGCAGCGCTTCCAACTCTCGCTGGAGGCGAAAAATGGCACCGAGGGCACCATCTGGAAGTTCGATACCCTGACCGAACTGGCGGCCCGCTTCGAGATGGATCTGGACAAGCTGGAGGCGACCATCGCCGAATACAACGCCAACATGGCCAAGGATCAGGATGCCTTTGGCAAGCCAAGAGCCGTGGTGGGCAGCGCCATTGCCATCGGCAAGGCGCCCTATTACGCCATGTATCTCAATCCCCGTTACAACTACAGCCAGGGTGGCGCCCTCATCACCCCCAGGGCCGAAGCGCTGGATGTGGTCAGTCAACAGCCCATTCCCGGCGTCTTCGTCTGCGGTGAAGCCGCCGCCGGTACCTTCGGTTATATCCGATTGACCGCCTGCAGCAGCCTGGATAGCGGTGTCTATGGCATGATCGCCGGCGAAAATGCCGCTAAAACAGAGCCTTGGGCTTAA